The genomic stretch CAGTAATAGCACCAAAATCAAAATGAACCAaaatttgttctgttctctgaatagtcactgatatcttgttggatatCTTGTTCCCAAACCTCTTCTCAGCGACACCCCAACCATTCCAcatattcattaaatttcaaCACCAGCtcaatgaatgaattaatttaattagtcaAATGATTAAGTGAGATATTAAATAGATCAATAAGGTAGGGTAGTGGTTGAATCAAAAAATGCATTGGTGTTCTGAATGGTACGGGAAAATACTCTAGTGAATAtaggagaggttctgaaatggctaagctgactcattttgacaggcataatgtcATAGTTTcataccaacatgaagatcatttaaaaatcatttcCTTTCcttgcctaagatttttgcatagtactgtatttaggtgaattagtgtctctgAATTACTGTGCATActcatgccctgcgatggactggcatcctgtccaggtgaTACTCTGTCTACTGTCCTGGCTTCAGGATGACTGAGAAACTGTAGTAGATAAGTGTTTAGGGGAAAAGGTAAATAGAAGTTAATTCTCGACTGCATAATGCAGTGGAAACAGTGAGCGTTTGTTTATGACTGTTCTTGGTGATGCACACGTCGGTATGAGGAGAGGGAGGCAGCAGAATAAACTGAAGTGAATCACACTGTCTGCTATGAATAGTAGCAAAGCTCAGTGAAGCAGCTTTAGTTGGTCCACCTGTCTTGTCAAGTTACTGTTTCCTCAACATGCCTTGGACCATTCTGAGAGCACCATAGAGAAGGAAGTAtgtacacacacagcaaaagtgCAGCCCTTTGTCTGGAAATAAGAGGGCTATTTCTGGGTGACAGAGAGCATGAGTACTGCTTGTTCttacagtttttaagaataaagTGCTGCAAAGTGTgcaccaggaaaaaaaaaaaaaaaaaagcagatggAGAGCCGGATTCGGTGATCATCTACATTTCCGAGCCATTCTCCCTTTGTTCATGCCAAAGACatactggaaaaacaaaaagctCACTGCTTCCCATTAACTCATTCTCTCCTTCCCACTCCTGGTCtctcacacagcacacacacatgtataaaCACCCGTGTCTTCAAAGCATTAACTTTTCATTCCCCAGAGCTCCTTCAAAGGCACATCATGCTTCAGACTCCTGGCCTCCACACAATACCGTTCAAATCAACTCTTTTTCCAGCTGAAATGAACATGGAGAGCTCACTTTGCCTTTTGATGTGTACGTGTACAAATAGTGATCAAAGAGTCTTAAGTTGGTGAAAGGCTGTTCCTACTGTACTGCTGACTGaggacgggcagccagtgggcaCTTGAGAGACACGCGAGAAGGTGCCAGGACCAGTAGAAGTGGTGTGATGTGCCAGTCAAAATGCTGAGGCAAAGGGGTATACAGACGCTTCTGGTGAAGATATTAAATCTGAGATAGATtgataagatggatggatggatggaaactgcAGGTTTCCAGAAACATAATACACACATTAACCcagtaaaaatacattttattattaacaGACAGAAACAATACATAATAAACAATAACAAACTGTACCAGTCAAAAAAAATATCAAGGAAAGTATTACACAGAATGCAATACTCCTCTTCTCTGTCCAGCACAGCCATACAGCCTTTTAAAAGTGATCTGGGCTAGGAGAAAAATTAGAAAATTAAGATCAAGTTGAATTGGAAGGGTGGCTGAATATGGGGGATATGTTTAATGCACAGCTTGTCCTGATGTCACCAACCCCATGCCAGCTCTGATTTCATGCTCACAATGATCTGCTGGCCATCCGTTGCTAATGAGGCTTCAGTCCGTCTCTGTAATTGTCACTGATGCCACCCTGAGGCCCTGAATAAGTTCAGAATGTACCCTTTATACATGATGGTCTACAGCCGGAATGGAGAGTGCAAATGATGAGTGTTCACTAAatcaacaaaataaacaaacctATAATAGatcacatttacagtatttgcagTGGACTTATTGGATCAATAGAAAGTTTGTAAAAGTTTAGAATATTCATGCAGTCATAATAGTAGCAGTACAGCTAGAAAATGATCAGCAGAAGCTGTGAAACATTTGCTTGTGTTGCAGCAAACACAAAATAAGGCAGCAATTTGGGGGAAGTGATCATACTGCCCTCCTCACAAGATGGATGTTTTTTACCCATCAGTTATTCAATTTAAAGAGGGGAGGGGCAAACAAAGTGAggtcttttatatttaaataactGTGTGTCTTTATGATATCTCTATTATACATGTAAGTACTACTGGCTACAAAACAAATAAGcagcaggaacaaagtgctctgtTCTGCAGGATTTTAAAAGGCCATTCGCCACTGATGTGGAACACTGACCAGGgctctgcctccctttttgtgaaGACATGTGGCTTCCTGGCAGTTCGCCTGAGGATGCCTTTCCCAGCCCATTCAGCCGTACACTGGAGATGCGCCTATTCTGATACAACAGGGGTGATCAGCCCAGAATGTTTTTTCTAAGCTACATTTTATATGTCAAATATAGACATATATAACCTTTGACTTAAATGTAAACAAGAGTCGATGCTTGAATTGATACTTAATCAGTTTTACTGCTTCAAGGCCACGATACGCTCAGTCAGTCTGTTTTTCTCCACTGTTTTTCTGTGGGGATTGTGGGTTTTCTTTATACTTTGGTTGATTGCACAGGCTCAGAAACCAATTTGAGCTGAGAATCTCTCCTTTCCTGCTAAAACCACTGGCTGCTTTTTAAGTTTTCACCACATCCAGGTAAAGGGCTTTTAAGGATCATTATGCTTTTTCAGTTGTTACTGCAATTGTTTGTTATTTAGCCACAGTAGATTAAAACCATGCCTTAATTTCATATTAAAAGATGAACATTTTTACAAAAAGCTGAACATTTTCTGCGATTAACCTTAATCCTTTAGATGGATATTCCCCTAAAATGAGTCTTATTGTAGGACGTGGACCTTCGACAAACCTGactaggacaagcggtttcagaaaatggatggatgggtggatggataagGGTTTATTAAGGGTCTATTGAGTATATAGATTAAGCTTTTGATATTGCTCTGAGAAATATTATATAATCAGGAGACCATTAGTACAATTCCTAAGAGcacagaaaaacaatgaaatatgATTACCATATCAACAGTCCAGTATAAGTCAATTTTTGAACTCATTTGAACCATTTTTGAGTTTCTGCAATCTTTCATCTACATTCTTGCTTTTcataattttattaatttctcCATTGCTGTACTGGACAGTACGTATGTACTGACATTAATATAAATCAGTTTTAATAGGATGTTTACCCTGTATTGCATAGATAAATTGTCATCAGGAGGCTTTCATCATTTTCCTGGAAAAGTATGAAGGACAGTGAGGTCATGTCAACGCCTTGATTATCCTCTGCCTGCTTGTCTGTGCAGTAACTACAGCGCCCTCATCGGAGTCTGGGTCTACGGCTTCTTTGTCATGATCCTGCTGGCCCTGGACTTCCTCTACTATTCAGCCATGAACTACGAGCTGTGCCGAGTCTACCTGGAGAAGTGGGGGCTGGGCGGCCGCTGGCTGAAGCAGGCCAGGCGCCAGTGGAGCAGCCCCACCCAGCGGGAGGACCAGGCCCAGGCTCAGGCCACACGCTCCAAGCTTGGCCTGAGAGGGGAAGCCCAGAGCCCCACGCTGTCAGCCCAGCAAACCTCCACAGCCTGGTGAGTCCACAGCCAAGCCCACCGAACCATGCgctaaaaatgaaatacagtAGGGATCAATATGTACGCTGTACGTGGAGGGCAGGGCCATGCAGAGACCTTTTGAGAGCCAGGTGCTCAAAGATGTTTTGATAAATCAAAGGCCCTGCGGAAGGTGTTGCCCAGGGCAACTGCTCATCTTACCCTTGCCAGCGGAGCTATGTACCTATAAAGGGAGGtacttttaataattttgtttggGTTAACAGATCATTTTTAATGATTTCTAATATCACAGCTAATAGTGGGAAAAATAATAATGGGTAAGAGggtgacttgacaactgaccccCCGTAAGGGACCCAAAGTATAAAACAGGAAACTACAGCTTCCAGACAGAAGGGGAATCATAAAAACATCGCGAGGAAAGCTGAAGCATGACTTCACTTTGAGCGAAACCATGCGTGTCTTGGAAAGCGAATGTGTGAAACCATCCGTGCTGCTGCAACATTTGGATGCCAGTCACTGAGACCCGGGTATGAATGGAATCTGTCCAGAAATGAGAACTTTCGCAGTAGAACAGACATGGACGAGGAAAATCATCACAGCTGAACATGAATACCTACCACAGACAAACTGATATTTATAGTGGACAGTGATGTGGGCAAGAGCGAGAGAATGAGATGAACTCTATTCCTCTCTCAGACCCATCAGCTGGTTGGTGTTTAGCAACGTGGTCACAGATCAATTAACCCTTAGATAAATAAATATCGATAAA from Brienomyrus brachyistius isolate T26 chromosome 3, BBRACH_0.4, whole genome shotgun sequence encodes the following:
- the LOC125739147 gene encoding protein shisa-like-1a, which translates into the protein MHPPSWLSCDLLAVTLLLLLTTAYSAHFRVCEPYSDHKGRYHFGFHCPRLSDNKTYMFCCHHNNTAFKYCCNETEFQHVMQVNMTLHPDGFSHNNYSALIGVWVYGFFVMILLALDFLYYSAMNYELCRVYLEKWGLGGRWLKQARRQWSSPTQREDQAQAQATRSKLGLRGEAQSPTLSAQQTSTA